The proteins below come from a single bacterium genomic window:
- a CDS encoding DEAD/DEAH box helicase, protein MLFRELGIIEPILRALKEEKYTEPTSIQVKAIPLILKRNDVLGSAQTGTGKTAAFAIPILQHLFFDRQQNNSPRKIKSLIVTPTRELAIQIAESFTTYGKFTGIKNTVVFGGVKQGAQTNALRKGVDILVATPGRLLDLINQGFIRLNDVEYFVLDEADRMLDMGFINDIRKIIAKLPTKRQSLFFSATMPGNIVELSRKILRNPMKVDVSPISSTAETIKQYLYYTNRSSKKDLLRHILQYQKIDQVLLFSRTKRGADKIDRDLKKYKIKSAAIHGDKEQNQRQKVLAQFKAGEIRVLVATDIAARGIDIDKLKYVINYDIPNIAETYVHRIGRSGRAGEEGNAISLCEPEENAYIKDIEKLINQKIELVKENPYPQTEKPMTGNEKKEWDKEKQQRRQEYFAAKNKKQNRTNSSRFSR, encoded by the coding sequence ATACTATTTAGAGAACTGGGAATTATTGAGCCTATCTTAAGAGCTCTCAAAGAAGAAAAGTATACTGAGCCTACATCAATACAAGTTAAGGCTATTCCACTCATTCTAAAAAGAAATGATGTATTAGGTAGTGCTCAAACCGGGACAGGTAAAACAGCGGCTTTTGCTATTCCAATCCTGCAGCACCTCTTTTTTGACCGTCAGCAGAATAACAGCCCGCGCAAAATTAAGTCGCTCATCGTAACTCCCACACGCGAATTGGCGATTCAGATCGCAGAGAGCTTTACTACGTATGGAAAATTCACTGGGATCAAAAACACAGTCGTTTTCGGTGGCGTGAAGCAAGGTGCACAAACGAATGCCCTTCGCAAAGGTGTCGATATTCTCGTTGCAACGCCTGGAAGGCTTTTGGACTTAATAAATCAGGGCTTCATCAGGTTAAATGACGTCGAATACTTCGTGCTGGACGAAGCTGACCGGATGCTCGACATGGGGTTCATCAATGACATTCGAAAGATCATCGCCAAATTACCAACGAAACGGCAGTCTTTGTTTTTTTCAGCAACAATGCCGGGAAATATTGTAGAACTTTCGAGGAAAATTTTGAGAAATCCTATGAAAGTTGATGTAAGTCCCATTTCCTCTACTGCTGAAACTATAAAGCAATATCTGTATTATACCAATAGATCAAGCAAGAAAGATTTGCTGCGTCATATACTTCAGTATCAAAAGATAGATCAGGTATTATTGTTTTCCAGAACAAAACGTGGTGCTGACAAAATAGATCGTGACCTTAAAAAATATAAGATTAAATCAGCAGCTATACATGGTGACAAAGAGCAAAATCAAAGGCAAAAAGTCCTGGCGCAATTTAAAGCTGGAGAAATTAGGGTGTTGGTGGCAACAGATATTGCCGCAAGAGGTATTGACATTGACAAACTAAAATATGTCATCAATTATGATATACCGAATATAGCCGAAACATACGTCCACAGGATAGGCAGATCTGGTAGAGCAGGGGAAGAAGGTAATGCTATATCCCTTTGCGAACCTGAAGAGAATGCTTATATAAAAGACATTGAAAAATTGATAAACCAGAAAATAGAACTTGTCAAAGAAAACCCTTATCCTCAAACAGAAAAGCCAATGACAGGAAACGAAAAGAAGGAATGGGACAAAGAGAAACAACAAAGAAGACAAGAATACTTTGCCGCGAAGAATAAAAAACAAAATAGAACAAACTCATCAAGATTTTCCAGATAA